The Deltaproteobacteria bacterium genome segment GGCAAGAAAGTGGCTTTTTTGCAATATCTGATTGTCTTACTGCAACTTTCCGGAATAGAGGTCCGACATTGCCATCTGACCCCCCAAATGGCCCAAACCTGGGGAGGTGGTTGGTCGGGGGTAGTCTCCCGCGCCACTTTCAGTTTATCCCGGTTTCTGGCCCTGGCCGCGCCCCTGCTGCAGCCCGACGGTAGGCTGATCGCCATGAAAGGCCCCCGGCTGGACGAAACCGAATTGCAGGAGGCGGAACGTCAGGCGCGCTCTTTGGGCCTGGGAAACCCTGAAATACATCTTTATACTTTGCCCCTGACAAGAGAGCCGCGGCAGGTTATCCTGTTTACCAGGCTCAACTGAGGCTCAAGCCTCGCTGATAAGAACAATTATTATGCTGTCTTATCTGATTAAACGTCTGCTCCTGATGATCCCCCTATTGGTAGGGATTACCCTGGTCTCCTTTGTGGTCATTCATCTGGCCCCGGGGTCGCCCACCGACGTGCAGACCATGCTGCAACCCAAGGCCTCTCTGGAGGCCCAGAAGCGGCTGCGGGAAATTTATGGCCTGGACCGACCCCTGCACGTGCAATATTGGGATTGGTTAAAGCGTCTGACCCGTTTCGATTTGGGACGGTCTTTTTCACCCGATGCCCGCCCGGTATGGGATAAAATCAAAGAGCGGATCGGAGTCACAATCGCCATTAATCTGCTGGCCATGCTGCTGATTCTGGTGATCGCCATCCCCATTGGAGTGATTTCGGCCACCTATCCGCATTCCTGGTTCGATCAAGCCACCACGTTATTTGTCTTTTTCGGCTTCGCCATGCCTGGATTCTGGCTAGCCCTGTTGCTGATGATGCTCTTCGGGGTTTATCTTGATTGGCTGCCGCTTGCGGGACTGACTTCGCATTTTTACGAGCACTTTTCCACCTGGGAAAAGATAAAAGATCTGGCCTATCATCTGACTCTGCCGGTGCTGGTATCGGCCTTTGGGGGTCTGGCCGGGATGTCCCGCTACATGCGGGGCAATATGCTGGAGGTCATCCGCCAGGATTATATCACCACGGCGCGGGCCAAAGGCCTGCCCGAATGCACCGTGATCTTCAAGCACGCCATGAGGAATGCCCTGATG includes the following:
- the rsmG gene encoding 16S rRNA (guanine(527)-N(7))-methyltransferase RsmG translates to MGQHSADVWEWQRLLRSGARELGLELTPETIQKFLQYLAELQKWNARVNLTALNTAPEIIHKHFLDSLALARWVRDLSSLVDLGTGAGFPGLPLKLAFPALELTLVEAKGKKVAFLQYLIVLLQLSGIEVRHCHLTPQMAQTWGGGWSGVVSRATFSLSRFLALAAPLLQPDGRLIAMKGPRLDETELQEAERQARSLGLGNPEIHLYTLPLTREPRQVILFTRLN
- a CDS encoding ABC transporter permease — its product is MLSYLIKRLLLMIPLLVGITLVSFVVIHLAPGSPTDVQTMLQPKASLEAQKRLREIYGLDRPLHVQYWDWLKRLTRFDLGRSFSPDARPVWDKIKERIGVTIAINLLAMLLILVIAIPIGVISATYPHSWFDQATTLFVFFGFAMPGFWLALLLMMLFGVYLDWLPLAGLTSHFYEHFSTWEKIKDLAYHLTLPVLVSAFGGLAGMSRYMRGNMLEVIRQDYITTARAKGLPECTVIFKHAMRNALMPVITILGLSVPGLIGGSVIFESIFAIPGMGQLFYQAVMSRDYPLVMGELVIGALLTLVGNLLADVSYALADPRLRTG